A single genomic interval of Helianthus annuus cultivar XRQ/B chromosome 13, HanXRQr2.0-SUNRISE, whole genome shotgun sequence harbors:
- the LOC110901100 gene encoding ATP-dependent RNA helicase glh-2-like → MNDENKAKKKKEYMGIPPKCDNCPFHHAGPCRDGRSNVCDKVGHVKETCQNGTGHGNEGQDGDGNHEGNNGNNDYRRANDEQKHIRGCFDYGDKGHFKKDCPNNKQANDKIYLGTKPKCEKCKFHHDG, encoded by the coding sequence ATGAATGACGAGAACAAAGCCAAAAAGAAAAAGGAATACATGGGCATCCCACCTAAGTGCGATAACTGCCCATTTCATCACGCTGGGCCATGTAGGGATGGAAGAAGTAATGTCTGCGACAAAGTAGGGCATGTCAAGGAAACGTGTCAGAATGGTACGGGACATGGTAACGAAGGTCAAGATGGTGACGGAAATCACGAAGGAAACAACGGCAACAACGACTATCGAAGGGCCAATGATGAACAAAAACatattcgaggttgttttgactaTGGGGACAAAGgacatttcaagaaagattgccctaacaacaaGCAAGCCAATGATAAGATTTACTTGGGAACTAAGCCGAAATGTGAAAAGTGTAAATTTCACCATGACGGTTGA